The genomic window CGTGATCACCGCGAACGACACTGCCGAGATCACGGTGCCGAGCGCGTAGATGTCGGGGTTGGTCACCGTGGTGGTGAGGCCCTGCAGATCCAGCGGCAATGTATTGACCGCGCCGATCGCCTGGCTGGAGCGCGCGAGCTCGTCCCAGGACAGCGTGAAGCCGAACAGGCCGATGCCGATCACCGAGGGCAGGATGATCGGCAGCACGACGTGACGGAAGGTCTGCCACGGCGTCGCCCCGAGATCGCGCGCGGCTTCCTCGAGCCTGGGGTCGAATCGGTTGAAGATCGCAAACATGATGAGCAGGCCGAACGGCAGCGTCCAGGTCAGGTGCGCGCCCAGCCCGGAGGTGAGCAGACCCATCGAGGTCTCGAAATTCTCGTTCCAGTGCGCCTTGACCAGATCGTCGATGATGCGGAATTCGAGCGAGATGCCGAGCGAGGTGATGATCGAGGGCACGATGAGGCTCGCAATCGCCGAATAGAACAGGATGCTCTGTGCCTTGAATTTTCTGCGGAAAGCCATGCCGGCGGCGACGGACAGGACGACGGTGGCGATCATCACGATCACCCCAAGCAGCAGCGAGCGGCGGAAGGCTGCGCCGAGATCGACGATGCCGGTGCCCTGGAACAGTTTTGCGATCCAGAACGTCGATACACCGTTCATCGGGAAGGTGAGGCCGCCTTGCGGACCCTGGAACGACAGCACGTAGATCGCGATCATCGGCCCATAGAGAAACAGCACGTAGGCCGCGAAGAAGATCGCGAGCACGTAGAAAGAGCGCGGACGTCCTTCCTTCATGCTCTAGAGCTCCTTCTTGATGTCGACGATGCGCGACATCATGGTGATGATCAGGAAGGTGATCGCGAGCAGGATCACGGCGTTGGCCGCGGCGGCGGGAAATTGCAGCGCATTCACCCGCGTCTCGATGATCTTGCCGGCGGCGGCGATCTGCTGGCCGCCCATCACGCCAATGGTGATGAAGTCGCCCATCACGATGGTGATGACGAAGATCGAGCCGATCACGATGCCGGGTTTTGCCAGCGGGATGATCACGTTGACGAGTGTCTGGAAGCCGCTCGCGCCGGCGTCATAGGCGGCCTCGATCAGCGACTTGTCGATGCGCACCATCGAATTGAAGATCGGCACCACCATGAAAAAGGTGAAGAGGTGGACCAGCGCCAGCACCACGGAGAATTCGGAGAACAGCAGCCATTCCAAGGGATGGTTGATCAGGCCCGTCTTGATCAAGCCTGAGTTCACCAGGCCGTTGCGTCCCAGCAGTGGAATCCAGGCGATCATGCGGATCACGTTGGAGGTCCAGAACGGGATGGTGCACAGCAGCGACAATCCCATCTGCCAGGTCTTGGACTTGACGTGGAAGGCGAGGAAGTAGGCGACCCAGAAACCGATGAAGAGCGTGATGGCCCAGACCATGAAGCAGAGCTTCAGCGTCTTCACATAGGTCTTGCCGATGGTGCAGAGATCGGGGAGCTGCGCGACGCAGCCTTCGAACGTATCGGTATAGCCGCGGCCGGAGAAGGCCGGCAGCAGCTGGTATTCGTTGTAATCCCAGAACGAGACGATGACGACGAACACCAGCGGAATCAGGAAGAAGGCGAGAAACACCAGCATCATCGGTCCGGCCTGCAGCCAGGAGATGAAGGACGGCGACAGGCGCGTCGCTTTCGCGGCGCGCGCTGTGCCCGACCCCGGGATCAAGCCCGGGGATGCCTGTTGCAGGACTTCTTCCGACATATCCATTACGCCGCGATGAACTCATTCCACTTGCGGACCATGTAGTCGTTCTCGTCCATCACGGCGTTCCAGCAGGCGACGCCGCCCATGCGGTCCTCATAGGAACCGCCGTCGCGCACGGCGCCGGCCTTCTCGAGCAGCGAGCCGTCGGGCGCCTTGATGTCCTTCTCGGCCGGCTTGCCCTCCATCCAGTACGCCCACTCGTAGGGCTCCATGTGGGCCTTCGCGGTGGAGAGCACGGCCGAGTAGTAGCCCTGGCGGTTGAGATAGGCGCCGGCATAGCCGGACAGGAACCAGTTCACGAACTCATAGGCCCAGTCGAGCTTGGGACCCGAGACGCCCTTGGAGACGCAGAAGCCCGAGGCCCAGGAGCGGTAGCCTTCCTTGAGCGGCTGGAAAGTGCAGGCAATCCCCATCGAGCGCACCTTGGTCACCGCCGGCGACCACATCGACTGGATCACGGTTTCCCCTGAAGCCATCAGGTTGACGCTCTCGTTGAAGTCTTTCCAGAACGCGCGGAACTGGCCGGCCTTCTTGGCCTCGGTCATCACCTTCATGGTGAGATCGATCTCCTCCTTGGTCATGTTGCCCTTGTCGGCATATTTGTATTTGCCGGTGGCTTCCACGACCATGGCGGCATCCATGATGCCGATCGAGGGGATGTTGAGGATCGAGGCCTTGCCCTTGAATTCGGGATTGAGCAGCTCGGACCACGAGCTGATCGGCCGCTTGATCAGGTCGGGACGGATGCCGAGCGTGTCGGCGTTGTAGACGGTCGGGATCAGCGTCACGAATTCGGTCGCCGACGTCGCAAACTTCTTGGAGTCCTTGCCTTCGAGATAGAGCACCTTCCAGGGCGCGGTGCCCTGGCCTCCAATCTTCTTGCCGCCGGGCGTCTCGCCCTTGGTGAAGACCGGCGTGATGTTGTCGAACTCCTTGATCTTCTTGGCGTCGAGGGCAAGGATGTTGCCCGACGGCACGATCTTCTTCAGTGAGAAATATTCGGTGTCCAGCACGTCGAAGGAGTTCGGCTGGGTCATCACGCGCTTCGTGACGTCGTCGGTGGTTGCGGTGATGTATTCGATCTTGATGCCGGTATCCTTCAGGCACTGTTTGGAGATGTCATCGCCCTCGTTCACGGCGGTGCCGAGATAGCGCAGCACCTTCGCGTCGGCCGACTTCACATAGGGGAAGCCGGTAATGGCGCCGGAGCCGGCGGCAAGGCCGGCGAGACCCGCGGTGCCCTTGAGCAGCGTGCGGCGGCTGACGCCCTTCGTCCTGGTGGTCTCGGTCATATCAGTCACTCCTCTGTTGCGCATTCCAGTGATCGATCGGCGCTATTGCAGGCGTTGCGCCTTGGCGGGATCCCAGGTGGCCAGCACGCGATCGCCCGGACGGAACGGGTGGACGTCGAAGCTGGCTTCGGGAACGTGGGAGAACAGGGCGGTGCCGTCGTCGAGCGTGAGCGAGACGGCGACGTAGGAGCCCTGGTACTCGGTCTGGGTCAGCAGCGCCGGCGCGCCGAAGGCGCCGTCGGTGAACGGGACGATGCCGAGTTGATCGGCGCGCACGGCGATGAGCTTGCCGGCGTCGCTGAGCACGTTGTGGCCGCCGATGAAGCGCGCCACGAATTCGGTGCGGGGATGGTGGAAGATGTCGCGCGCCGTGCCCTGCTGCTCGATCCGGCCGTGGTTCATCACCACGATATGGTCGGCGAGCGCCATTGCCTCTTCCTGGCCATGGGTGACCTGGATGAAGCTGATGCCGAGCTCGCGCTGCAGCCGCTTCAGTTCGCCCCGCATCTTCACCCGCAGGAAGGGATCGAGCGCGGAGAGCGGCTCGTCGAGCAGCAGGATCTGCGGCTCGGTGATCAGCGCGCGGGCAAGCGCGACGCGCTGCTGCTGGCCGCCGGAGAGTTGCGCGGGCAGGCGCCCCGCATAGGGGCTCATCGCCACCAGTTCGAGCAATTCGCCGGCGCGCTTGTGGCGTGTCGGCTTGTCGATGCCGCGCATCTTCAGTGCGAAAGCGACGTTGTCGATGACGCTGAGATGCGGAAACAGCGCATAGGACTGAAACATCATCGCCGTGCCGCGCTTGGCGGGCTCGAGGTCGGTGACGTTCTGCGCGCCGAGGATGATATCGCCCTCGCTGACCGCCTCATGACCCGCGATCATGCGCAATGTCGAAGTCTTGCCGCAGCCGGAGGGGCCGAGCAGGCAGCAATAGGTGCCGGCCGGGATCTTCAGGTTGACATTGTCGACCGCCAGCGTCGTGTCGTAGCGCTTGGTGACGGCAACCAGTTCGAGAGCGGCGGGAGTGGCCATGGCGTGTCCGACAGGAGGGCGATGCTTCCCGCCTCTCTCCGCAAGGTCCGTGCCAACGGCTCTCGGCCGGTCAATTTTTCGAAACTGTGCAGCGGAGTCAGATCGTTAGATCAAATCTGGCGCAGCCAGGCTGCCTGCCGCATGCGCAGTCATCTGCACACAAAACGGGCGAAGATTGTATAAACTTTCGCCTGTGATTGGATACAGCTCGTCGACTAACATTCGCAGCGGAACGTTGTCGATCGAGCCTTACAACCATGGCCGCCAAGACCCGCCCGAAATCCGACGCGCCGGACGCTAGCGATCGCGTCAGCCGTATCCGGGAGGGCGTGACCGCGGCGATCCTCGAGCACCGCCTGTTGCCCGGCACGAAGCTCGGCGAGGACGAGATCGGCGACATCTACGGCGCCAGCCGAACGCTGGTCCGCACCGCGCTCCAGCAGCTCGCGCATGAGGGCATCGTCAATATCGAGAAGAACCGCGGCGCCTTCGTCGCGCGCCCGACACCCGCCGATGCCCGCGAAGTGTTCGAGGCGCGCCGCCTGATCGAGCCCACCATCGTCGATCACGCCATCGATGCGGCATCGCCGGCCTGGCTCGATCGCCTCCAGCGCCATCTCGCTGAAGAGCGAGAGGCCGAGCTGCGTGGCGATGCGCGCGCCTCGGTCCGCCTCTCCGGCGAGTTTCACCGCCTCGTCGCCGAGATGAGCGGCCACAGCATCTATCTCGGCTTCCTCAAGGAGCTGATCGCGCGCTCCTCGCTCATCATCCTGCTCTACCGCCGCCATGACACGCCGGCCTGCGGCACCGATCACCACGCAGGCATCGTCGCCGCGATCCGCAAGCGTGACAGAGAGGCGGCACGTGCGCAGATGCTGTCGCATCTGACCGAGATCGAGGCCGAGCTGTTCTTGAAGGATCCCGCCGCCGACGAGCTTCGGCTGGTCGACGTGCTCGGCGCCTGACCGGCACGGATCGCAAAGTCTGTAGGAGAAGTTGCGGCCGGACCTGCGCGACCGCATCAGCGGCTGAGCTCGCTCTCGGCGGCAAGCTGCCCGTCAGGCGTGATCTCGTATTCGCCGTCGTGCTTGGTCATCCATCCTGACCTGACCATCTCTCGTGCAAGCTGTATCGAGCAGATCGGATGATTGCCTCCTGGGTAATACAGCCTGTCATTCCGGACGAGCAGATGTCCGTAC from Bradyrhizobium zhanjiangense includes these protein-coding regions:
- a CDS encoding GntR family transcriptional regulator — protein: MAAKTRPKSDAPDASDRVSRIREGVTAAILEHRLLPGTKLGEDEIGDIYGASRTLVRTALQQLAHEGIVNIEKNRGAFVARPTPADAREVFEARRLIEPTIVDHAIDAASPAWLDRLQRHLAEEREAELRGDARASVRLSGEFHRLVAEMSGHSIYLGFLKELIARSSLIILLYRRHDTPACGTDHHAGIVAAIRKRDREAARAQMLSHLTEIEAELFLKDPAADELRLVDVLGA
- a CDS encoding ABC transporter ATP-binding protein, translated to MATPAALELVAVTKRYDTTLAVDNVNLKIPAGTYCCLLGPSGCGKTSTLRMIAGHEAVSEGDIILGAQNVTDLEPAKRGTAMMFQSYALFPHLSVIDNVAFALKMRGIDKPTRHKRAGELLELVAMSPYAGRLPAQLSGGQQQRVALARALITEPQILLLDEPLSALDPFLRVKMRGELKRLQRELGISFIQVTHGQEEAMALADHIVVMNHGRIEQQGTARDIFHHPRTEFVARFIGGHNVLSDAGKLIAVRADQLGIVPFTDGAFGAPALLTQTEYQGSYVAVSLTLDDGTALFSHVPEASFDVHPFRPGDRVLATWDPAKAQRLQ
- a CDS encoding ABC transporter substrate-binding protein, which encodes MTETTRTKGVSRRTLLKGTAGLAGLAAGSGAITGFPYVKSADAKVLRYLGTAVNEGDDISKQCLKDTGIKIEYITATTDDVTKRVMTQPNSFDVLDTEYFSLKKIVPSGNILALDAKKIKEFDNITPVFTKGETPGGKKIGGQGTAPWKVLYLEGKDSKKFATSATEFVTLIPTVYNADTLGIRPDLIKRPISSWSELLNPEFKGKASILNIPSIGIMDAAMVVEATGKYKYADKGNMTKEEIDLTMKVMTEAKKAGQFRAFWKDFNESVNLMASGETVIQSMWSPAVTKVRSMGIACTFQPLKEGYRSWASGFCVSKGVSGPKLDWAYEFVNWFLSGYAGAYLNRQGYYSAVLSTAKAHMEPYEWAYWMEGKPAEKDIKAPDGSLLEKAGAVRDGGSYEDRMGGVACWNAVMDENDYMVRKWNEFIAA
- a CDS encoding ABC transporter permease, whose translation is MKEGRPRSFYVLAIFFAAYVLFLYGPMIAIYVLSFQGPQGGLTFPMNGVSTFWIAKLFQGTGIVDLGAAFRRSLLLGVIVMIATVVLSVAAGMAFRRKFKAQSILFYSAIASLIVPSIITSLGISLEFRIIDDLVKAHWNENFETSMGLLTSGLGAHLTWTLPFGLLIMFAIFNRFDPRLEEAARDLGATPWQTFRHVVLPIILPSVIGIGLFGFTLSWDELARSSQAIGAVNTLPLDLQGLTTTVTNPDIYALGTVISAVSFAVITLALGTIHMLNKRQAAKGSDAGKGLV
- a CDS encoding ABC transporter permease translates to MDMSEEVLQQASPGLIPGSGTARAAKATRLSPSFISWLQAGPMMLVFLAFFLIPLVFVVIVSFWDYNEYQLLPAFSGRGYTDTFEGCVAQLPDLCTIGKTYVKTLKLCFMVWAITLFIGFWVAYFLAFHVKSKTWQMGLSLLCTIPFWTSNVIRMIAWIPLLGRNGLVNSGLIKTGLINHPLEWLLFSEFSVVLALVHLFTFFMVVPIFNSMVRIDKSLIEAAYDAGASGFQTLVNVIIPLAKPGIVIGSIFVITIVMGDFITIGVMGGQQIAAAGKIIETRVNALQFPAAAANAVILLAITFLIITMMSRIVDIKKEL